In the genome of Lathyrus oleraceus cultivar Zhongwan6 chromosome 4, CAAS_Psat_ZW6_1.0, whole genome shotgun sequence, the window TGAGTGAGTATGATCAATCACCATGTAACTGGTACGATGATCAAGTTTCCTTCATGCCTGATCTTGAATCTCCAACTAGAACCAATTCTCACCCAAATTACACTTCTTCATACCAATCATGCAAACCAGAACTTGAGTTAATGCAATACAACATAATACCAAACCATCAATACCATGATCTTCCACATCTTCAAAGCCCTAAAATCACTCCATCAGTTATTATCCCTTATAACCATGCTCATGCAAACAATAACAATATTGCACTcactcaacaacaacaacagatGCAGTATTTGCAGTACCATCAACAAAATCTTCACTCCATCTACGGCGGAAACAGCAGCACTGGGAATGTTAATGATGAACAAGTCACTGATTGGAGAGTTCTTGACAAGTTTGTTGCTTCTCAGCTTAGTCAAgaagataataataataatagtaataataatcaAGATCATGTTTCTAATAAACAAAATAGTTCTTTCTCAAATGCAGCTATACTTCAAGTTGCGGAACAGATTACTCTTCTTGCTAGTGATTCCAAAAAGAATGAAGCTTCTGAGGAACATGCTTCAACTTCTACCTCAAGTTGCCACATGGAACTCTGGAAGTGATCAAGTGTTACTACATTACATTAcatttatatatatatagttttacttgatgatgatgatgcataataataataataatatatagtatttgaagaagaagaagaagaaaacatgAGTTGATGTACATAACAAACTCACATGTTTTATATATATCCTTAGTGTTGTTCATATATATGAACCTCTGGAGTGGAGTCTGGAGTATATAGACCAAATGCATTCTTATTATAATACTAGGCAATCGATGATATATTGCCCTAAATTTGTCTACATATATATAATAATAAATTAGTACTTCAGTGTCAACATATAGGATTTCTTTATTGAATTTGCTTTTAATCTTTTTAAGTTTTCCAATAGCCAATTACTTGAATATGTGAGGCTATTGTCTTCAAGTATTTTACAACTTATAACTACTGCTTTTATACTGTGTTTATTGCATTTGCTTTAAAAATTTTAGAATTATTTGTTGGATTCCATGACCGACTTGCATAAAATTAGATGATTTGGTTAAATAACTCGATCTCGATAACAAAGTTATATAATATGAATTCAAGTTGAAAAGACCGAGTCTCTAAATTGCTTTCTTAAAAAAACAATCACACTTAAAAAAAGTAATTTTTCTAGTAAATTTTATTTTTCCTGTAAACACTTATAAATGTTTAAAGGATTAGATTTCTTTTTTCTCctattttcaaaattttcagatttaaaatttattttttattttagttttattaatttttttaaacaaaaaataataattataaaataacTTGATTTAATTTTTAAGAAGTAAAATAAGAAAGCAAACATTAAACCTATTGGAGAAAGGAAATGGGAACTTACCAGGGTTCTCCTTATTGGAGAGAAGTTTTTCTCCTTGAATCTCCTCCTAATAAGGAGAATGATTGGTTTATCACTTTTTGTCTTAAAAAGGTTGGAAACAGTAAGAAGATCAGATTTTGATATGATTTGACATGATGTTTGGGTGATGTTGTTCATTTGTGTGTCTTTTTTTTTATAGGTTTTTCTTTATCTCAAAGTAGAAGTCTCAAATAGTGAGTTCTTTGGGTTCTTAGGAAGGGAAAGTATGTGTGGAATATTTAGTGGATAGGGCCTTTTTGAATTTGGGAGGAAAAACTTTTGGAGGGTTTGCTCGGCCTTATTTCAAGAATAATTAGGCGTGGTCGGGTAGATTCTTCGGTTCGAAAATCTGGTCCGAATAAGAGCTTCTCAGTTAGATAAGCTTATAATAAGTTATTGGAGGTAGCTTGGGGTCCTAAATATAGGTAAAAAAAGGGTGTGGTCGGGGCTAAAGTCGGGCATCTTCAAAAGTTGTTATGTTCTTGTGGCAGTTGCTTTAGGATAGGTTGCCGACTATGCACAATCTTTTGAGGCACCAAATCGTGTCTAGTTCTAGTAGTGTTAGGTGTAGTGTGTGCGGGGAGATGTGGAGTCAGCTGATCATCTTTTTTTGTGAGGTGACTTGTATATGATATTTAGTATAAAATGTATAGGTGGGTGGGATTGCTGAGGCCTTTACCATGTTTGATTTTGTGGGTGTTTCATTTGTTCTATGGTTTAGGTAATGGGAAACAAATGTCTTAAGGTTTGTCTTCGATTTGATATTTTGTGGTTTTGACGATTTGAAAATGTAAAACAAGTTTTTTTTTTGTCAGGAAAGCTTAACAGTCAATCAGTGAATGTCTGCAATTATTAGTTTAGTGTGGAAGTGAGTTTGTGCCCATGCTTTGGGTTTTACACTTTTTCTAGTTGATTGACAGTACGACTCACTCACTTGACTTGACATTTAGGGGAATGTGTTGATTGGCTAACAACCCTCTTTTTGTTTTGTGCAGGAGTCCATTTCTACCTCACTCCAACTTGCTCTCTCCGTAGGTTTGATGAGTCTAAGGTTACAAGAGAGATTGGTTGCTTGATGAACTAGTTGAATTTTTCTATTTGTCTTTCGATTTGTATTTTTAATGGATGTTTAGATTAGTTTTGAGGGTGGTTGATTGACATGCCTTTGTTTTTTTATTTAGACTTATTTTTTGCCTTTGGATTGATGTTatctttatttttttattttttttattttttttattttatgtttttcTTCTATCTCTATTTATAGCCGATTTTGTTTATTTCCCAAGTACTTCTTATACTTATGTTATATTGTATCAtatatttttatcaatttttcTCTTACATATTAATATATTGACTTGCTTTGCTATTAAAAGAAACATTGGATTCGTATAACCTCTAAGTTTATTATTAATTTGTTTTCGATTTTGGCCAATTTGCACCGGTTTATATCAGTTTGGTTACATGACAATTCAATAACCAGCTCAAACCAGTTATTTTTTTAATTCTTGGTTTGACCAGCCTATTTGAGCCCACTTTTAATACAATGCTTCAAATGCTTTAGCTGTTGCTTTCTTTTTTGTACATAGGTTGGAATAACTTTAATGTTTCTTTTATTTTTTCCTCTTGAAAACAATGCTTCCAATGCTTTAACTGTACTTGTTATGTAAGAATGGAGTCTATGATTACAATCTAATTCGGTCATGAACAAGTTGCTTGAACCGAAAACTCTTGAATCAACCGTTTAAAATTTATAAAAGATTGAATGATATAAATTATGATTATTATTTTTGAAAGGTAAATATAATTAGTGTATATAAATCAATAAtctaaaaatatatataattgGAATCAACATACTctaaaaataagtttttttatCTTCCTCCAAGTCATAATctttaaattaaatataatcTAATGGTTAATTGATATTTTTACTTAATTAATCTGGTATCAGAGTCAATTGTAAAATTGTAGAGTGGTAAAACTTTGTTATTTTTTATTGGTTTTTGAAGATAATGACTTCTACCATTGGAATCGTCAAGGTTGGAAAATATGAAATAGAAAAGTTTAATGGAAAAAATGATTTTTCCTATTGGAGGATGCAAATGAAAAAAATTGCTTATTTCACAAAAGTTGCACAAGGCATTAGCGGAACAGAAACCTGAGAGTATGAAGAATGAAGATTGGGAAGAGTTAGATCTTGAAGCACGAACAACCATAATCTTATGCCTTGAGAGGGATGTTGCATTCTTGGTTAATGAAGAAGCAACAATTGCTGGCGTGTGGTCAAAGTTAGAGAAAAATTTCATGACAAAAACTCTAACAAATCGGATCTACTTGAAATCCAAATTGTATACATGCAAGATGGAGGAAGGCACCTCAATCCGGGATTATGTCAACAAGTTTGATAGGATTATATCAGACTTGAAGGATGTAGGAGTGAAGATTGATGATGAAGACCAAGCACTTATGTTACTTCTTTCATTGACCAAGAAGTATGAAAGTCTAGTTCAAACATTGATGCTTGTGGGTGATACTCTAACCATGGATGAGACTAGAACATCGTTATAAACAGATGATCTTCGAAAGGTTGCTACTAGTAGGATGTCTGGAAATGGTGGAGAAAATAACAAACAAGCACAAGGATTGTTTTCTACTAGAGGGAGGACCAATGAAAGAGGACAAGGCAGGGGCGGTAAGTCTAGATCAAAATCTAGAGCTCATGCGGAAAGAACTTGCTTTAAATGTGGTGAGCTTGGGCACTTTAAAGCAAATTTTCCAAATAAGAGGGTATTATTTAAGAAGTATACCAGTAACGAAAACAACTCCAGAGATAAACAAGATTTGCAGGAGGCGAGTTATGTCTCAAATGGCGAGGATGATTGATTCTCGATTTCAGAGCAATACCATGATATCTCCGGGAGATGGATGCTTGATTCAGGAGCTTCACACCATATGTGCCCAAATAGGAAGTGGTTTACTACCTACCAAAGCACAGATGGTGGTACAGTCTTAATGGGGAATAACCATGTCTGTAAGATTATGGGGTATGATATAATACGAATCAAGATGCATGATGGAACGGTAAGGACTTTGAGGAACGTGAGACATGTCCCTAATTTGCGGAAAAACCTTAATTCTCTTGGTGTATTAGAGGAAAATGATTACAAAATAATCTTGGAAAATGGAGTCTTAAAGGTTATTCGTGGTTCGTTGGTTGTGATGAAGGGGGTTCGTCACAGGAATCTTTATCCGCTTATAGAGGAAATTGTCACAGGTGATTTGGCAGTTGGAATCAATAGAAGTAAAGATCAGACTGAATGTACGAGGATGTGGCACATGCACCTTGGGCATATGTCTGAAAAAGTCTATCACTGTTTGGTGAGAAAGGTTTGCTGAAGAACATGGAAAGGCCATGCATGAAATTTTGTGAACATTGTGTGTATGGCAAATCACGTATGTTGCGATTTTCTACAAGCAAGCATAAAAGCAGGGGAATATTACACTACGTGCATACTGACGTTTGGGGTCCGACTCCGGTTACTTCTAAGGGGGGTTCTAGGTACTTTGTTACATATGTTGATGATCATTCGAGGTATGCTTGGATTTATTTTCTTAAGCATAAGAGTGAGGTATTTGATATTTTCAAGTGTTTGAAAGCAATGGTTGAGAACAAAACGGGTAGAAAGATGAAAACTATGCAATCGGATAATGGTACAGAGTATACGAATGGAGCTTTCAAGAGGTTTTGTGATCAGGAAGGCATTGTTAGACACTTGACGGTCAGAGGCACACCACAACAGAATGGAGTTCCGGAAAGACTGAGTCATACACTTCTTGAGAAAGCAAGGTGTGTGCGCTCTAATTCTGGGTTAGGTCGAGAATGGTGGACAGAGTCGGTTGCTACAGCTTGTTATGTAGTAAAAAATACCCACATTATAGTTTAGGTGGAGACACGCCCTATAAGGTGTGGTCAAGTGAACATGCTGATTATGAAAGACTGAAAATTTTCGGATGCACATCCTATTATCACGTCAAGGATAACAAACTTGATAATAGAGCCAAAAAAGCTATCTTTCTAGGATATGCAAAAGGGGTCAAAGGCTATCGTCTTTGGAGTTTAGAAGATTCTAAGTTTGTGATCAGTAGGGATGTTATATTTGACGAAAAATCTTTGGTAGCTTTGTCAAAATCTATTAAACCTAATGATGGTGATGTGACGATATCAAAAAAGCAAGTTATTGAGATAGAATATGAAGACCAACCAGATTCTTGTCATGGTCAGGTGGAGAATCCTATCGCCAGTGAAGACGAGGAAGAGGATGAACGTGATCATGAGGAGGTTCAGCAGGAAAATGCACATGTGttacaacaacaataacaagaaTCTTTGGATGCCACTAGGCCAAAGAGAAAGTTATAAACTAGTTAAGTAGTTTGGGTCAGATAAACCTCTGAGGCATTATGGTCAGGTTAACATGGTGGAATATGCACTCTCAATTGAAGATGATGAGTCGGTCACCTTCAAGCAAGCTATCAAAGACAAAGATAAAGAGAGTTGGTTGGTTGCTATGGAGGAAGAGATGCAATCTCTTCACAAGAACAAGACATGGGAGGTGTTCCCATTTCCTGTAGGAAAGTATGCCATCGGTTGTAAATGGGTGTATAAAAGAGAAGACGATCATACTAAGTCGCGCGGTACAAGATATAAGGCTAGACTAGTGGCCAAGGTGTTTGCATAAAAGGAAGGAGTTGATTACTATGAGATATTTTCTCCGGTGGTGAAACATACTTCTATCCGGGTGCTATTAAGTTTAGTAGCTCATGGTGATCTTGAGTTGGAACAACTAGACGTGGAGACAACCTTCTTGCATGGAGACTTAGATGAGGAGATATATATGAATCAACCTGAGGGATACAAGGTTGAGGGTAAAGAGAGTTAGGTATGTCGCTTGAGAAAATCACTTTATAGGTTGAAACAATATATTAGACAGTAGTACAAGCGATTTGATTCTTTTATGATAAAATAAGGTTTCTCTAGAAGTAGTTATGACAGTTGTATCTATATTCAGAAGCTTCATGAAGGTGATTATCTCTATATATTATTGCATGTCGATGCCATGCTTATTGCTTCAAAAAGCAAGGTGGAGATATATAAGTTGAAGTTTAAACTTGGTAAAGAGTTTGAGACGAAGAATTTGGGCGCTGCAAAGAAAATACTAGGTATGGAGATTAGAAGAGAGCGGACAAACCGAAGACTGTTCTTGAGTCAAAAAGGCTACTTAGAGCGGGTTGTTGAAAGGTTTGGAATGTAAGGTGTTAAGCCGGTGGTTACTCCATTAGCTCCACATTTTAGGCTTTTTGGTAATCAATCTCCCACTACAACAGAAGATAACGCATACATGGAAAATGTAACTTATGCTAGTGCATTTAGTAGTTTGATGTACGCTATGGTGTGTACACGCCCGGATATTTCATAAGCGGTAAGTGTTGTCAGTAGGTTCATGGCGAATCCGGGAAAGGCGCATTAGGAAGTAGTGAAATGGATTTTGAGGTACTTAAAAGGTACCATTAATACTAGTTTCGATTTTGGTGGAGATGCATGTCAAATAAATGGATTTGTTGATTCAGATTATGTTGGTGATCTAGATAGACGACGATCTACTACTGGTTATGTGTTTCAAATACATGATACTCCAGTTAGTTGGTGGTCGATGTTACAGTCTACAGTGGCACTCTCAACTATGGAAGCTGAGTACATGGTCGTAGCAGAAGGAGTAAAGGAAGCATTGTGGCTGAGGGGTCTTCTAGGTGATTTGGGTGTTAAGCAAGAATGCATGAGACTGATGTGCAATAGTCAAAAAGCAATTCATTTGGCTAAGAATCAGGTTCATGATGCTCGGACCAAGCATATTGATGAAAGGTATCATTTTGTACTGGATGTCGTAGAGGAAGGTCATCTTTCTCTTACGAAGGTACATACTGATAATAACCCAACTGACATGTTAACCAAGGTTGTGTCAGGTAGCAAGTTCCAAAACTGCTTGAACTTGCTAAACATTATTCCAAATTCGTCCAAAATTTGAATGTTTCAAATGATGAACGAGGTGGAGAATTATGGGGATATTTAGTAAAGCTAAATATGAAACATTGAATGTGGTAAATGCAACATACTCCATTCAACATAATGAGTAATAATAGGAAGACAAAGGTTGATATTTGTATGAAATGTAGATCACTCACGTTATAGTACATAAGTTACTATATAAATGTAAGATTATGTTTGTCTGATAGAACAACAAGTAATACGTAACAAAGTTATTAGTTTTTCCTTTATAATCAATTCAATTTTTCTTCTTCAGACATTTATATCTCTTCATACAATTCATTATTCATATACTATTTTCTTGTTCAACTTTAGTGAGAGTTGTATTTCATTATTAGAAGTCAAATTTCCGCTGCAACTCCAACACGTCTTGATATTAAATTCAATTTAAAGACCTAATTTGAAATAAATTAAAATAACTTCCCATTTGAAATAAActtgaatatatatatatatatatatatatatatatatatatatatatatatatatatatatatatatatatatatatatatatattcaagATCCGTTGACACCAAGTGTAAGTCTCAAAATTTTACATCAAATCACAACCGTTAATATGAATAAATCAAACAGTTATATAAGAAATCAATTTTTTAGAAAAACGAAATAATCATGTAtgttttttatttcatttaatatGACCGTTTGATTCAATCTTATTAAAGATTGAGATTTGATATAAATCTTTTAGACTTACATCTGATGTCAACAAATATCTTATATATATGAAAAATAATTGTGCGTGGTGTTAATCATCCCGAAAAAAAAAGGATGTTTGTTGGGTTAATCACGCCGcaacatgattttttttttaaattaaataaaaaaatactTTGTAACTAATAGAGGGAGTTTCAAATTTTTTGAAAACTAGGTTGTAGGATGTACCATGCaacattttttttttataaaagttATATTATTTATTCGAAAATTTTGACTGAAAAATTTATTATACGTCAAAAGACAAATGACTGATCTGATCACTTTTTAATATGCTCAATTGCGAGATGAATGATACTTCAAAAATTTCAATAGTCTAAAGGTTGTGGCTTCAAAATCATCCTACAAACCTCAACTGTCGTTTAAAGTTTTGGCGTGATTTCCACACCACTATATTATTTATATATTCCTCAAAAAACACATTATTCATTTCATAACTCTCATTCTAAACCTTTTTCACTCTCAACGCCACCTATCTCTTTCTCTCATACACAATCCTCTCTCTTTCTCTCATATCTAGATAACAAAAACCAACACTCACTCATTCTTCCTTTTAAATTAGGTTAAGATTTGAGTAGAGATTTTaattttgtgttttttttttcatattcaATTTTATTTGCTATTTGCTTGTGTTAGTTGTTTGATTtgtatgaaaaatattttttataaaataaaatagaaaaataggaGAGTAATGGTTTTATATTCATataaatattttttgtttttatataattatataaatgtttgttgttgttttttatttttgttttataaCAGGATGTTTAAAAACACAATAAAcaatattttttatataattaaaaaaatatatacctagaaatatatttatattagttaataatttattttaactAAATATAAAgttaaaacaaaataaaaagtttaaaaaatagaataaaaatttataaaacagaataaaatatttataaaattacAAAATTATTTTCAATATATTTTTGTTTCTTTATAATAAAATAGAATATTAAAAaaacaattctattttatttaatATACTATATGATAAAAATTATTACGTGAATTACATCTATTAAAGATACTGTATGAATATCATTTAATAATGTTGCGCCACAAATTTCACCTAACAAATTCGCAAGATAATATTTATCAAACAAAAAATGGCCACTGATGTTTTTACCAGTGTTTTATAATTTTTGCAAATTTTGAATCGTAGGATAATTTTAAAAGTCGTGACATGATTTTCATTTTATAAAaatgatattttattttttatagtGATATACACCGAGGGAAAATTAAGAAAAAACATGTTGGTAAAGATAAAAGAGATATAAAAAACCAACTAAAAAGAAACCGAACGAAAAAATTATTAAAAACAAACATCAACCTAAACAAAGTGAAAAACTAAATCATCAAAATAAAAAGGAGGAAAGAGGTAGAAAACATCATGAAACCCAACGACGCTTCAATCAAAATAAAGTGCCAAAAATTAAATTATCAAAataattttatattaattatttataGAAATATTTTGGATCAGTGGATAATTTTTATTTCCATAACAAAAAGTTAGATATTGTACTTTCAACTAATTATAGAATATTATATAATTTTAACAcatttaattatttattaaattttataattttttaatatttccaaaacaTTTTACATAACgttattattatatttatattCCTTAAAATGTGTTTGACAAACACACTTCTAAAATATTCAAAATTTTCTTTGAATTAAAGTTTTTTGAGGTCTAAACTCTAAATTTTCAGAAGATTTGGAGAGAGGCAAATTTGTGCGTCCGTTACAAATGGTTAAAAAGATCTTATGTGTATATTATTAAAAATACATCACAATTGCAGCCACTATTGTTATGGAAACCACCACAATATCAATATTGCAGC includes:
- the LOC127074137 gene encoding NAC domain-containing protein 7 is translated as MNTFSHVPPGFRFHPTDEELVDYYLRKKVSSKKIDLDVIKDVDLYKIEPWDLQELCKIGSDEQNDWYFFSHKDKKYPTGTRTNRATKAGFWKATGRDKAIYSKQFLVGMRKTLVFYKGRAPNGQKSDWIMHEYRLETNQNGTSQEEGWVVCRVFKKRMTTVQKMSEYDQSPCNWYDDQVSFMPDLESPTRTNSHPNYTSSYQSCKPELELMQYNIIPNHQYHDLPHLQSPKITPSVIIPYNHAHANNNNIALTQQQQQMQYLQYHQQNLHSIYGGNSSTGNVNDEQVTDWRVLDKFVASQLSQEDNNNNSNNNQDHVSNKQNSSFSNAAILQVAEQITLLASDSKKNEASEEHASTSTSSCHMELWK